In Hyperolius riggenbachi isolate aHypRig1 chromosome 10, aHypRig1.pri, whole genome shotgun sequence, a genomic segment contains:
- the LOC137533968 gene encoding beta-microseminoprotein-like, translating into MKLIFAALFCAGVLVAASSAACELLQARIIELPPGCRHGREFHPPESKWRTRNCYTCTCSKNGDIECCSLPRPVESEDCKYTFHRKSCTYELIPNDKCIHEAWVG; encoded by the exons AAGCTTATCTTTGCCGCCTTGTTTTGCGCTGGGGTCCTGGTGGCTGCGAGCAGTGCAGCCTGTGAACTATTACAGGCTCGAATAATAGAATTACCTCCAG GATGTCGCCATGGCAGAGAATTTCATCCACCTGAAAGTAAATGGAGGACAAGAAATTGTTATACCTGTACCTGTTCCAAAAATGGAGACATAGAATGCTGCAG TCTCCCAAGACCTGTTGAGTCAGAAGAttgcaaatacacatttcaccgaAAGTCCTGCACCTATGAGCTGATTCCCAATGACAAATGCATCCATGAAGCCTGGGTGGGTTAA